ACTGCGGCAAATAAGACGAACACTGAAACAAGGCGGCTTTTCAAGATCTATCCTTTGCGCTGGAATATGATGAATATAGTGAAACTGTAAATGGAACGATAAAGTTCATTGTCAGCCGGACAAATTGCGGCAACGAGAACGAGAGGCTTCTAACGGCTTCATACTGATTGAGTAGAGCTAGAATTGAACCTACTATGACAGATATCTTCAGGGCTCTTTTGATGTTTGGTACATTCAGCATAAAAGGTCCTTTCGAACACGCTGCCTCATGGTTTCCATAGCCTCACTAGTTCAGTTGTCCCTTTCATGTTTTCTGGTCACGCGTTTTGTAATGGCGATTACATCTGTAATTTGATTGGATAAAAGGACTATACGCATGAAACAATGAAGTGTATGTTTCCTTACATTTACCTAAAGAATAGGAAGCACTTTCCCAACATATTCTCAAGAGCACGTTTATACTATGTACAAAAAACCAATCCTGCTGATTGCAGTCATCGTTCTGCTGCTTACTGTAAGTACGTCTTACGCGGAAACGATAGATCCGGGTGTAAAAATCTCAACGCTGTTTCAAACAAAGGGTTCAATTCTCGGTTTCTTGGGAATCTTTCTCATTGGACTAGCTTTGAATTTGACCCCTTGCGTTTACCCGATGCTTTCGGTAACTGTCTCTATTTTCGGTGCACAAGACCATAGAAGAACGCTGCATGTTTTCCTGAAAGCGCTCCTGTATGTTCTTGGTATTGCCACCATGTACAGTGCGCTTGGGGTTTTTGCAGCAATGAGCGGAGGGCTATTCGGAGCATGGTTGCAGAACCGATGGGTACTGGTTGCAATCGCGGTTCTATTGTTTGCTCTGGCCTTGAGTATGTTTGGGTTTTACGAGCTTAGAATGCCTTCTTGGATAGTAGACAAACTTGGAAAAGCAACACGGAGCAGTGCCGCTGCAACCCTTGGCATTTATGTCTCAGGCCTCGCAGTTGGAGTGTTTGCCGCGCCCTGCATTGGTCCACCGATCATTGCTTTGCTAACTTACGTAGGGACAAAAAAGGATCTGTGGTTTGGTTTCTGGTCATTCTTTGTTCTATCACTCGGTTTAGGAACCCCGTACCTACTGTTCGGGACATTTTCGGGACTCTTAACAAAGCTACCAAAATCCGGACTCTGGATGGTCTGGGTGAAAAAAGTATTTGCTGTGATTCTGTTGGCTGTCGGCTTCTTTTATCTGATGCTGGCAGTAATACCCCGGTTTGCAGTTTATGTGGTACCCATCTTTCTTTTTTCTGGCGGAATCTATCTCGGATTCTTAGAAAAGTCAGGCAAAACGAAAAAAGTCTTTCGAAAAATCCAGTGGGCCGCCGGATCGATCGCTGTAGTTCTTAGCATTGTTTCTTTTTCTTTTCTTCAAAAGCAACAGATGCAATGGGAGCCGTACTCTACGAAAACATTACAAAGCGCGTTGGAAGCAGGGCAACCAGTCATGATTGACTTCTATGCCGACTGGTGTGTCCCGTGCCATGAGATGGAACGGCGAACCTTCAGCGACTCTCGAGTGATTTCGTTATCGGAATCTTTTAAAAAACTTCGAGTTGATCTTACACAAATAGATTCCAACGAATCCATGTTCTTGCGTTTTGAATATGGAGTCATGGGTGTGCCGACACTGATATTTTTGCGACCCGATGGTAATGAGATGCTGGACTCGCGAGTCGAAGGATTTCTCCCGCCAGAAAAATTCCTGCAACAACT
Above is a window of bacterium DNA encoding:
- a CDS encoding thioredoxin family protein produces the protein MYKKPILLIAVIVLLLTVSTSYAETIDPGVKISTLFQTKGSILGFLGIFLIGLALNLTPCVYPMLSVTVSIFGAQDHRRTLHVFLKALLYVLGIATMYSALGVFAAMSGGLFGAWLQNRWVLVAIAVLLFALALSMFGFYELRMPSWIVDKLGKATRSSAAATLGIYVSGLAVGVFAAPCIGPPIIALLTYVGTKKDLWFGFWSFFVLSLGLGTPYLLFGTFSGLLTKLPKSGLWMVWVKKVFAVILLAVGFFYLMLAVIPRFAVYVVPIFLFSGGIYLGFLEKSGKTKKVFRKIQWAAGSIAVVLSIVSFSFLQKQQMQWEPYSTKTLQSALEAGQPVMIDFYADWCVPCHEMERRTFSDSRVISLSESFKKLRVDLTQIDSNESMFLRFEYGVMGVPTLIFLRPDGNEMLDSRVEGFLPPEKFLQQLKATLAAIESENTENG